The segment CGCGCACCATGCTGATGAATCTCCACACGATGGCGTGGGACGACAAGATCCTCACCTCCATGGAGGTGCCCGCGGCGCTCCTGCCGGAGATCCGCTCCTCCTCCGAGGTGTACGGCACCGCCAAGGGCGGCGCCCTCGACGGTGTCCCCGTCGCCTCCGCGCTCGGTGACCAGCAGGCCGCCCTCTTCGGCCAGACCTGCTTCTCCGAGGGCGAGGCGAAGTCCACGTACGGCACCGGCACCTTCATGCTGATGAACACCGGCGGCACCCCGGTGAACTCGTACAACGGCCTGCTGACCACGGTCGGCTACCGGATCGGCGACCAGGACCCGGTCTACGCCCTGGAGGGCTCGATCGCCGTCACCGGCTCGCTGGTGCAGTGGATGCGCGATCAGATGGGGCTGATCAAGTCCGCCGCCGAGATCGAGACCCTCGCCCTGTCCGTGGAGGACAACGGCGGCGCGTACGTCGTCCCGGCCTTCTCCGGCCTCTTCGCCCCCTACTGGCGTTCGGACGCCCGCGGCGTGATCGCCGGTCTGACCCGGTACGTCACCAAGGCGCATATCGCCCGTGCCGTGCTGGAGGCCACCGCCTGGCAGACCCGCGAGATCACCGATGCCATGACCAAGGACTCCGGCGTCGAACTGACCGCCCTCAAGGTCGACGGCGGAATGACCTCCAACAACCTGCTGATGCAGACCCTCTCCGACGTTCTGGACGCACCCGTCGTGCGCCCGATGGTCGCCGAGACCACCTGCCTCGGCGCGGCCTACGCCGCCGGCCTCGCGGTCGGCTTCTGGCCGGACACCGACGCGCTGCGCGCCAACTGGCGCCGGGCCGCGGAATGGACCCCTCGCATGGACGCCGACCGGCGTCAGCGCGAATACAAGAACTGGCTCAAGGCCGTCGAGCGGACCATGGGCTGGATCGAGCACGAGGAGTAATCGAACATGACCACCCCGCAGAGCGTTCCGGCCCTCGGGACGCACCCGGCCGCAGGCTCCCTGCCGGGCCGTGCCGAGACCCGGGAGCAGCTGGCCCGGGCGACCTACGATCTCCTGGTGATCGGCGGCGGCATCCTGGGCATTTCCACCGCCTGGCACGCCGCCCAGGCCGGACTGCGGGTGGCCCTGGTGGACGCCGGCGACTTCGCCGGCGCCACCTCCTCCGCCTCCTCCAAACTGCTCCACGGCGGTCTGCGCTACCTCCAGACCGGTGCGGTGAAGCTGGTGGCGGAGAACCACTTCGAGCGGCGGGCGGTCTCCCGTGAGGTCGCCCCCCACCTCTCCAACCCGCTCACCTTCTATCTGCCCGTCTACAGGGGCGGGCCGCACGGCGCGGCCAAGCTGGGCGCCGGAGTCTTCGCCTACTCGGCGCTCTCGGCCTTCGGCGACGGCGTCGGCCATGTGATCAGCCCGTCCCGGGCCCGCCGTGATGTGCCCGAGCTGCGCACCGAGGGCCTCAAGGCCGTCGCGGTCTACGGCGACGACCAGATGAACGACGCCCGGATGGCGCTGATGACGGTCCGCGCGGCCGTCGCCGCGGGCGCCACCGTCCTCAACCACGCCGAGGTCACCGGGCTGCGGTTCACCAAGGGCCGGGTCAGCGGCGCGGATCTGCGGGACCGTACCGACGGCTCCGAGTTCGGAGTCACCGCCCGGCTGGTGCTCAACGCCACCGGCCCGTGGGTGGATCATCTGCGCCGGATGGAGGACCCGGACGCGGCGCCGTCGATCAGGCTCTCCAAGGGCGCGCACCTGGTCCTCAAGCGCACCGCTCCCTGGCGGGCCGCGCTGGCCACCCCCATCGACAAGTACCGCATCACCTTCGCGCTGCCGTGGGAGGACATGCTCCTGCTCGGTACGACGGACGAGATGTACGAGGGCGACCCCGCCGATGTCGCGGTCACCGAGAAGGACACCGCGCAGATCCTGGACGAGGCCGCGTTCTCGGTCCGGGACCAGCAGCTGTCGCGCGATCTGATCACGTACTCCTTCGCCGGACTGCGGGTGCTGCCGGGCGGCCCCGGCGACACCTCCCAGGCCAAGCGGGAGACCGTGGTCAGCGAGGGCCGGGGCGGCATGCTGTCCATCGCCGGCGGCAAGTGGACCACCTTCCGTCACATCGGCCGCACGATCATGAACAAGCTGGCCGCCCTGCCCGGTCAGTCGCTGGCCGAGGACATGACGCCGATGTCCGGCCTGCCGCGGAAGCTGCCGCTGCCCGGCATAGCCAACCCGCGCGCGGTCGAGCACCGGCTGCTGGTCGACGGTCCGGCGCCCGGCCCCCGGATGGCCGCGGACACCGCCCGTCACCTCGCGACCCACTACGGTTCGCTGGCGTTCGACATCGCCCGGCTCGCCAACGACGATCCGGAGCTGGCCCGGCGGATCCACCCCGATGCCCCGGAGATCTGGGCCCAGGTCGTGTACGCGCGCGACCACGAGTGGGCCGAGACCGCGGACGACGTGCTGCGCCGTCGCACCACGCTGACCATCCGGGGCCTTGCCACGGACGAGATCCGGGGCAAGGTGGAGGGTCTGCTGGCCGAGCGGTCCTGATCCCGCGGGTGCCCGATCGCACCCCGTACAACGTGGGCGGCTCCGGCGGAGCCGCCCACGTTGTACTCTCGGACACCGTCAGACGTCCGATGACTCACGGGACGGGGGCGCCTCATGGCCGTCACGGACGACGCGATCGAGAAGATCAAAGACATGATCGTCTCCGGCGAGCTGCGGCCCGGAGACCGGCTGCCCCGGGAGAGCGAACTGGCCGCCGGGCTCGGGCTGTCGCGCAATTCGCTGCGGGAGGCCGTCCGGGCGCTCTCACTCATCCGGATCCTGGACGTCCGTCAGGGCGACGGCACGTATGTGAGCAGTCTCGACGCCCGGATTCTGCTGGAGGCGCTCAGCTTCGTCGCCGACTGCCACCGCGACGACACGGTGCTGGAGTTCCTCGCCGTACGCCGCATCCTGGAGCCCGCGGCGACGGGTCTCGCGGCCGGCCGGATCCCCGGTACGGCGCTGGCGGAGCTGGTCGCGCAGACGGAGGCGCTGGGCCCGGAGCCGTCGGTGGACGACCTGGTCGAGGCCGATCTCGCGTTCCACCGCGGCATCGTCCGGTGGTCGGGCAACTCGGTCCTGTGCGCCCTGCTCGACGGTCTGTCCGGGCCGGCGACCCGGGCCCGGATCTGGCGGGGGCTGACCCGGGAAGGCGCGATCGGGACCACCCTCGACGAGCACCGGGCGATCCTGGGGGCGCTGCGCGACGGTGACGCGGAGGCGGCGCGGTCCTGGGCGACGGTGCATATCGCGAGCGTGGAG is part of the Streptomyces qinzhouensis genome and harbors:
- the glpK gene encoding glycerol kinase GlpK translates to MTDAHTAGPFIAAIDQGTTSSRCIVFDKDGRIVSVDQKEHEQIFPKPGWVEHNAIEIWANVQEVVAGAVAKAGITRADVKAIGITNQRETTLLWDRTTGEPVHNAIVWQDTRTDALCRELGRNVGQDRFRRETGLPLASYFAGPKVRWLLDNVEGLRERAERGDILFGTMDSWVIWNLTGGVDGGVHVTDVTNASRTMLMNLHTMAWDDKILTSMEVPAALLPEIRSSSEVYGTAKGGALDGVPVASALGDQQAALFGQTCFSEGEAKSTYGTGTFMLMNTGGTPVNSYNGLLTTVGYRIGDQDPVYALEGSIAVTGSLVQWMRDQMGLIKSAAEIETLALSVEDNGGAYVVPAFSGLFAPYWRSDARGVIAGLTRYVTKAHIARAVLEATAWQTREITDAMTKDSGVELTALKVDGGMTSNNLLMQTLSDVLDAPVVRPMVAETTCLGAAYAAGLAVGFWPDTDALRANWRRAAEWTPRMDADRRQREYKNWLKAVERTMGWIEHEE
- a CDS encoding glycerol-3-phosphate dehydrogenase/oxidase; translation: MTTPQSVPALGTHPAAGSLPGRAETREQLARATYDLLVIGGGILGISTAWHAAQAGLRVALVDAGDFAGATSSASSKLLHGGLRYLQTGAVKLVAENHFERRAVSREVAPHLSNPLTFYLPVYRGGPHGAAKLGAGVFAYSALSAFGDGVGHVISPSRARRDVPELRTEGLKAVAVYGDDQMNDARMALMTVRAAVAAGATVLNHAEVTGLRFTKGRVSGADLRDRTDGSEFGVTARLVLNATGPWVDHLRRMEDPDAAPSIRLSKGAHLVLKRTAPWRAALATPIDKYRITFALPWEDMLLLGTTDEMYEGDPADVAVTEKDTAQILDEAAFSVRDQQLSRDLITYSFAGLRVLPGGPGDTSQAKRETVVSEGRGGMLSIAGGKWTTFRHIGRTIMNKLAALPGQSLAEDMTPMSGLPRKLPLPGIANPRAVEHRLLVDGPAPGPRMAADTARHLATHYGSLAFDIARLANDDPELARRIHPDAPEIWAQVVYARDHEWAETADDVLRRRTTLTIRGLATDEIRGKVEGLLAERS
- a CDS encoding FadR/GntR family transcriptional regulator — encoded protein: MAVTDDAIEKIKDMIVSGELRPGDRLPRESELAAGLGLSRNSLREAVRALSLIRILDVRQGDGTYVSSLDARILLEALSFVADCHRDDTVLEFLAVRRILEPAATGLAAGRIPGTALAELVAQTEALGPEPSVDDLVEADLAFHRGIVRWSGNSVLCALLDGLSGPATRARIWRGLTREGAIGTTLDEHRAILGALRDGDAEAARSWATVHIASVERWLRSAL